From Seriola aureovittata isolate HTS-2021-v1 ecotype China chromosome 16, ASM2101889v1, whole genome shotgun sequence, one genomic window encodes:
- the trhrb gene encoding thyrotropin-releasing hormone receptor b, whose protein sequence is MENFTSSPQRNQSAGVWTDYSLQYKVTSSLLLLLICALGIVGNVMVILVVLTTKHMRTPTNCYLVSLAVADLMVLTAAGLPTITDSLFGSWVFGHYGCLCITYFQYLGINASSCSITAFTIERYIAICHPIKAQFLCTLSRAKKIIVFVWAFTCLYCVMWFYLSDIQELVYDNVTIITCGYRVPRKFYLPIYFFDFGAFFVLPLLLSAVLYGLIARILFLNPLPSDPKDKKKNGHANHALSNSCKNSRHSSSTATSRRQVTKMLAVVVILFAALWMPYRTLVVVNSCLDRAYLDTWFLLFCRICIYLNSAINPVIYNAMSQKFRAAFRKICRCRAKGSDKPATYSVALTYSAVKDTSMVESTDHFTTELEELTVTDELLSDQKMMFPDACVYGKVNFSDA, encoded by the exons ATGGAGAACTTCACCTCCTCTCCGCAGAGGAACCAGTCCGCCGGGGTCTGGACGGACTACAGCCTCCAGTACAAGGTGACcagcagtctgctgctgctgctcatctgCGCGCTGGGGATCGTCGGGAACGTGATGGTGATCCTCGTGGTGCTCACCACCAAACACATGAGGACCCCCACCAACTGCTACCTGGTGAGTTTGGCGGTGGCGGACCTGATGGTGCTGACGGCGGCCGGGCTTCCCACCATCACCGACAGTCTGTTCGGGTCCTGGGTGTTCGGTCACTACGGCTGCCTCTGCATCACCTACTTCCAGTACCTGGGCATCAACGCGTCCTCGTGCTCCATCACCGCCTTCACCATCGAGAGGTACATCGCCATCTGTCACCCAATCAAAGCGCAGTTCCTCTGCACGCTGTCCCGCGCCAAGAAGATCATCGTGTTCGTGTGGGCCTTCACCTGTCTGTACTGTGTGATGTGGTTCTACCTGTCCGACATCCAGGAGCTCGTGTACGACAACGTCACCATCATCACCTGCGGCTACAGAGTCCCCCGGAAGTTCTATCTGCCCATCTACTTCTTCGACTTCGGCGCGTTCTTcgtgctgccgctgctgctctCCGCCGTCCTGTACGGACTCATCGCCCGCATCCTCTTCCTCAACCCGCTGCCCTCCGACCCcaaggacaagaagaagaacgGACACGCCAACCACGCCCTCAGCAACAGCTGCAAAAACTCCCGCCACTCCAGCTCCACCGCCACCTCCCGcagacag GTGACCAAGATGCTGGCCGTGGTGGTGATCCTGTTCGCCGCGCTGTGGATGCCGTACCGGACTCTGGTGGTGGTGAACTCCTGCCTGGACCGGGCCTACCTGGACACCTGGTTCCTGCTCTTCTGCCGGATCTGCATCTACCTCAACAGCGCCATCAACCCGGTCATCTACAACGCCATGTCTCAGAAGTTTCGCGCCGCCTTCCGCAAGATCTGCCGCTGCAGGGCGAAGGGTTCGGATAAACCCGCCACCTACAGCGTGGCCCTCACCTACAGCGCCGTCAAGGACACGTCGATGGTGGAGAGCACCGACCACTTCACCAcggagctggaggagctcaCCGTCACGGACGAGCTGCTGTCCGATCAGAAGATGATGTTTCCAGACGCCTGCGTGTACGGGAAGGTGAACTTCAGCGACGCCTGA
- the LOC130183349 gene encoding transmembrane protein 74-like — translation MGLTNRRNPARVQMADLELIYFDQPDPRGSSPGGNKQSVAEIRGGGKSPHPGGREGSAPWTETRRGGARPEQETETSFTCSHRGDEGDDDDDDEDDDVRLIGTSPQTCTLIRSSSSELCEEEEEEEEEVMEEEEEEEEEEEEEVMEEEEEDIPELYLLSDDDLSSDGPGKSVDYGFIIAVTCLVTGISLVAISYTVPRDVRVNPDSVSAREMERLEREKARVGAHLDRCVIAGLCLLTLGGVLLSTLLMVSMWKGEMMRRRAFAYSKHAAKLYGSISLRAGSSPTRESCSHVSAADEDLEVLS, via the coding sequence ATGGGCCTGACAAACCGGAGGAACCCAGCCCGTGTTCAGATGGCTGATCTGGAACTGATTTACTTTGATCAGCCCGATCCCAGAGGCTCCTCCCCGGGCGGGAATAAGCAGAGTGTGGCGGAGATCCGCGGCGGAGGGAAGTCACCTCACCCCGGGGGAAGAGAGggttcagcaccatggacagagaccCGGAGAGGGGGCGCGCGGCCGGAGCAGGAAACAGAAACCTCCTTCACCTGCAGCCACcgaggtgatgaaggtgatgacgatgatgatgatgaagatgatgatgtccGGCTGATAGGGACCAGTCCGCAGACCTGCACACTGATCCGGAGCTCCTCAAGTGAACTgtgcgaggaggaggaggaggaggaggaggaggtgatggaggaggaggaggaggaggaggaggaggaggaggaagaggtgatggaggaggaggaggaggacatcCCGGAACTTTACTTGCTGTCCGACGACGACCTCTCCTCTGACGGCCCGGGGAAGTCGGTGGACTACGGCTTCATCATCGCAGTCACTTGCCTGGTGACCGGCATCTCTCTGGTCGCCATATCCTACACGGTCCCCAGGGACGTGCGCGTGAACCCGGACAGCGTGTCCGCGCGGGAGATGGAGCGGCTGGAGCGGGAGAAAGCCAGAGTCGGGGCCCACCTGGACCGGTGTGTGATCGCGGGACTGTGCCTGCTCACCCTGGGGGGCGTGCTGCTCTCCACCCTGCTCATGGTCTCCATGTGGAAGGgggagatgatgaggaggagggcgTTTGCTTATTCCAAACACGCAGCCAAGTTGTACGGCTCCATCAGCCTGAGAGCGGGATCCAGCCCGACGCGGGAATCCTGCTCACACGTGTCAGCGGCTGATGAGGATTTAGAGGTGCTCAGCTGA